Proteins encoded together in one Chitinophaga sp. LS1 window:
- a CDS encoding SGNH/GDSL hydrolase family protein, which yields MRNKLLIIPFLLLSIAALAQTSLKVDPDSVKFVNTELVLRNNTKDINGFLYNTGNGKTVFRKLGKGIQFRVGATGFPVAGDSIYQNTVLSNYFLKVLRNGLLQYRDTAQGVKVDENTGKITFYPVLQTNDVIYIEALTGIDFSLNGSAANGSVSNTDSLKLNAGIFDNGNKTFTLRWLTNAKSLYIGPRIVGIGSSTLAGYGLTAPDRLGDKILAWLTNNTYGAVWENLSVAGYSSTDVLPVANGGVLGHNIESALTSNPDFIFVSLPTNDPSAGISVNQSIANLKKVDSLAIAKGVPVFFETTQPRTTYNEAQQLMLKQLADSIRAIWPKRYVEGFKDVVDPATTAAILPQYNNGDGVHLTSAGNQFIANSLFDRWLEYFQPVKTVKRYLVDSSLDKSAWSQFKIETEPNIVKNNYARFNDNKQYFRVRAELKDGTYTSYSNVATLDQINNPTLPGVNDYTYRLLIDLGGDGLTTLNGSNQVDGKPTPSPDNAGKYWNNWYGVGGVAGFADKSAFNALRTTTNEATAMSVQIIGLPQGTFGTSDTKSINYNGFNVAVGDYPSQAVYDNMFIHSSVNPDGIIMRIKGLAKNNTYYIKLWGARLDDASTPRTLQAKLGSETWTTAQSVDTKYATTGTGEYSRAVTFNYISDLDSLDINLRTGGTSTFAHVSIVDIGVVGPLPLIPQIKLRDTSTTASTLTLTANPINGASIASFNWSQISGPNTSTIAATTSATASISGLTNGTFIYRVTGTDTSGKVLSTDATVKVYPDNGGKKTLRVHFSKTAVSSIPGWFNVYGQVAGTHIIATDTVTNWTIDNVSDATTYWAPYAGNSSSNTDGSTTGNNSGVVPDIVLQGLWYNYSLKYAAGMDNLLIKGLNPSKTYTIKLYASRNTTASAPRYGAWRVNGGSEILQNALGNTTGETTVSSVSPDASGVIKLSVHAPTSTTYGSFSYINGLIVQEN from the coding sequence ATGCGAAATAAATTGCTGATAATCCCGTTCCTGCTGCTTTCTATTGCAGCTCTTGCCCAGACTTCACTTAAAGTAGATCCTGACTCTGTCAAGTTTGTTAATACTGAACTTGTATTAAGAAACAATACAAAGGATATAAACGGTTTCCTGTATAATACTGGCAATGGAAAAACCGTATTCCGAAAATTAGGGAAAGGAATACAGTTCCGGGTTGGCGCTACAGGCTTCCCGGTAGCTGGTGACAGTATTTATCAGAATACCGTATTGTCCAACTATTTCCTGAAAGTTTTACGCAACGGGTTACTCCAATACAGAGATACTGCGCAAGGCGTAAAAGTAGATGAAAATACGGGTAAGATTACATTTTACCCCGTACTGCAAACCAATGATGTTATTTATATAGAAGCGCTAACCGGTATAGATTTCTCTCTCAATGGCAGCGCTGCAAATGGTAGTGTAAGTAACACTGACTCGTTAAAATTGAATGCAGGAATATTCGATAACGGGAATAAAACTTTCACGCTTCGCTGGCTTACAAATGCCAAGTCATTATATATTGGGCCAAGAATAGTAGGCATAGGTTCTTCCACTTTGGCCGGATATGGATTGACTGCACCAGACAGGTTAGGCGATAAAATATTAGCATGGCTGACAAACAATACATATGGCGCTGTATGGGAAAACCTCTCTGTAGCAGGCTATTCCAGTACTGATGTGCTGCCTGTTGCTAATGGCGGAGTACTGGGGCATAATATTGAATCCGCTTTAACCTCAAACCCGGATTTTATATTTGTTTCATTGCCTACAAATGATCCATCTGCCGGCATATCTGTTAATCAGAGTATTGCTAATCTGAAGAAAGTAGATTCGCTGGCTATTGCAAAGGGTGTTCCTGTATTCTTTGAAACAACCCAGCCAAGAACTACCTACAACGAAGCCCAGCAGCTCATGCTTAAACAACTGGCCGACAGTATCAGGGCCATCTGGCCCAAGCGTTATGTTGAAGGGTTTAAAGATGTCGTAGACCCTGCTACCACCGCAGCTATTTTGCCACAATATAACAATGGCGATGGTGTACACCTGACAAGCGCCGGTAATCAGTTTATTGCCAATAGCCTATTCGATAGATGGCTGGAATATTTTCAGCCGGTAAAAACTGTAAAAAGATATCTCGTAGATTCATCGTTGGACAAGTCTGCCTGGTCCCAGTTTAAAATAGAAACAGAACCCAATATTGTAAAAAACAACTACGCCCGTTTTAATGATAACAAACAGTATTTCCGGGTCAGGGCTGAGCTAAAGGATGGCACCTATACCTCATATTCCAATGTTGCCACTTTGGATCAGATTAATAATCCTACACTACCCGGTGTGAACGATTACACCTACAGGTTATTGATAGACCTGGGAGGTGATGGTCTGACTACCCTCAATGGCTCTAACCAGGTGGATGGTAAACCAACACCATCACCTGATAATGCCGGCAAATACTGGAATAACTGGTATGGCGTAGGCGGCGTAGCCGGGTTTGCTGATAAATCCGCATTCAATGCATTGAGAACTACTACCAATGAGGCTACTGCCATGAGCGTGCAGATCATTGGATTACCGCAGGGTACATTTGGAACCTCTGATACTAAATCCATCAACTATAACGGTTTCAATGTCGCAGTTGGAGATTATCCATCTCAGGCTGTTTATGACAATATGTTTATTCATTCTTCCGTCAATCCGGATGGGATTATTATGAGAATAAAGGGGCTTGCAAAAAACAATACCTATTATATAAAATTATGGGGTGCCAGACTGGATGATGCGTCTACACCAAGAACATTGCAGGCGAAACTGGGATCCGAAACATGGACCACTGCTCAATCTGTTGATACTAAATATGCCACTACCGGTACAGGTGAATACAGCCGGGCAGTCACCTTTAATTACATCTCCGATCTGGATTCATTAGATATCAATCTCCGCACAGGTGGCACCAGTACATTTGCACACGTTAGTATCGTTGATATTGGCGTAGTTGGCCCATTGCCACTGATTCCCCAGATAAAACTGAGAGATACCAGTACAACCGCCAGTACACTCACTCTTACAGCGAATCCTATTAATGGAGCAAGCATCGCTTCGTTTAACTGGAGCCAGATATCAGGACCTAATACTTCTACAATTGCAGCCACTACCAGCGCTACCGCCAGTATCTCTGGTCTGACCAACGGCACCTTTATTTATAGGGTTACCGGTACTGATACCTCAGGAAAAGTATTGAGCACAGACGCTACTGTGAAAGTATACCCTGATAATGGTGGCAAAAAGACGCTTAGAGTACACTTCAGTAAAACTGCCGTATCCAGCATTCCCGGCTGGTTTAATGTGTATGGCCAGGTGGCTGGTACCCATATCATAGCTACCGATACTGTCACTAACTGGACGATTGATAACGTCAGTGATGCCACCACTTATTGGGCACCATACGCCGGCAATAGCTCATCGAATACAGATGGTTCTACCACAGGCAATAATAGCGGTGTCGTTCCGGATATCGTATTACAGGGCTTATGGTATAACTACAGCCTGAAGTATGCAGCAGGCATGGACAACCTGCTCATTAAAGGTCTGAACCCCAGCAAAACTTATACGATCAAATTGTATGCTTCCCGCAATACCACTGCTTCTGCTCCAAGATATGGTGCATGGAGAGTAAACGGAGGTTCTGAAATACTACAGAACGCTCTTGGAAATACAACAGGAGAAACGACCGTGTCAAGTGTTTCGCCTGATGCCAGTGGTGTGATCAAATTGTCTGTGCATGCACCAACCAGTACCACCTATGGTTCTTTTTCTTACATCAATGGTTTAATCGTTCAGGAGAATTAA